In Fundulus heteroclitus isolate FHET01 chromosome 16, MU-UCD_Fhet_4.1, whole genome shotgun sequence, a single genomic region encodes these proteins:
- the pglyrp6 gene encoding peptidoglycan recognition protein 6, translated as MDHRWWKLSLAVLVLLASTYAEASFSHHMKDFIKAVKQIEDEDPSSDPAAVLKMVRRAAGLNDAFIQYFLPNAEATVSELPANLSEYFRKAVHHRVLEDAKEEGVALTPDGTTVALGPVLLGIEAGFLSKSKGRARGLYQLTLARDLGLSLRHDPSGANRFGPDGCWDNLTSPQVFTLSDKPTLLTTAQVNGAMDGIILGMEVSTNSGELPKLSSLLSEYYGHQLDSRGMDAAPRLISRRRRENFRALLLPPLLAKQAAKSVELQQRLAGHPKMEVKAKRQLTAVMKEGLKDFVHMYMDCPPFIPRCMWGAEPYRGTPTNLSLPLSRLFIHHTHTPGEPCLTFEQCSADMRSMQRFHQEDRGWDDIGYSFVAGADGYIYEGRGWHWQGAHTYGQNSRGYGVSFIGDYQTRLPSQHSMGLVRDQLVSCAVGGGRLVSSYILQGHRDVVSTTCPGDAFYEEIKGWEHFGEVRKR; from the exons ATGGACCACAGATGGTGGAAATTATCCCTGGCCGTTCTGGTGCTGCTGGCCAGCacatatgcagaag CCTCATTTTCACACCACATGAAGGACTTCATCAAGGCTGTAAAGCAGATAGAAGATGAGGACCCAAGCTCAGACCCCGCTGCTGTGCTGAAGATGGTGCGCAGAGCAGCTGGCCTCAATGACGCTTTCATCCAGTACTTCCTTCCAAATGCCGAGGCTACTGTTTCCGAACTGCCCGCTAACCTCTCAGAGTACTTTCGCAAGGCTGTGCATCACAGGGTGCTGGAAGATGCCAAAGAAGAAGGAGTGGCTCTGACCCCGGATGGTACCACAGTTGCCCTCGGACCAGTCCTCCTGGGCATCGAAGCTGGCTTCCTTTCCAAGAGCAAAGGACGAGCGAGAGGTCTCTACCAGCTCACTCTGGCCAGAGACCTGGGTCTTTCCCTCAGGCACGATCCTTCTGGCGCAAATCGCTTTGGACCCGATGGCTGCTGGGACAACTTAACGTCTCCTCAAGTCTTCACGCTCTCAGACAAACCGACTTTGCTGACCACAGCTCAGGTCAATGGCGCTATGGATGGCATCATACTGGGGATGGAGGTTTCAACCAATTCCGGTGAGCTTCCCAAGCTCAGCAGTCTGCTGAGTGAGTACTACGGCCACCAGCTGGACAGCAGGGGAATGGACGCAGCCCCGCGTCTCATAAGTCGACGTCGCAGGGAGAACTTCAGAGCGTTGCTCCTCCCTCCTCTGCTGGCCAAACAGGCGGCGAAGTCTGTGGAGCTGCAGCAAAGACTGGCGGGACACCCAAAGATGGAGGTGAAGGCTAAGAGGCAGCTGACAGCTGTGATGAAGGAGGGACTGAAAGACTTTGTTCACATGTACATGG ATTGTCCACCCTTCATCCCCCGATGCATGTGGGGCGCTGAGCCATACAGAGGAACACCCACCAATCTGTCCTTGCCTCTGTCCCGCTTGTTCATCCATCACACCCACACACCCGGCGAGCCTTGTTTGACCTTTGAGCAGTGCTCTGCAGACATGCGATCCATGCAGCGCTTCCATCAAGAAGACAGAGGCTGGGACGACATCGGATACAG CTTTGTTGCCGGCGCTGACGGGTACATCTACGAGGGACGGGGCTGGCACTGGCAGGGAGCCCACACGTACGGACAAAACTCCAGAGGCTATGGCGTGTCCTTTATTGGGGACTACCAAACCCGTCTGCCATCTCAGCACTCCATGGGGCTGGTGAGAGATCAGCTGGTGTCCTGCGCTGTAGGCGGAGGCCGACTGGTGTCCTCCTACATCCTGCAGGGGCACAGAGACGTGGTGAGCACGACCTGTCCAGGAGACGCCTTCTATGAAGAAATCAAAGGCTGGGAACACTTCGGG GAAGTCAGGAAACGATAA
- the trappc5 gene encoding trafficking protein particle complex subunit 5, translated as MDTRFTRGKSTILERPLTRPKTEVSLSAFALLFSEMVQYCQSRVYSVTELQTRLAEMGQHVGASMLDVLVLREKNGKRETKVLNMLLFIKVNVWKSLFGKEADKLEQANDDDKTYYIIEKDPLINTYISVPKENSSLNCAAFTAGIVEAILTHSGFPAKVTAHWHKGTTLMIKFNESVITRDKALDGR; from the exons ATGGACACGCGATTCACTCGAGGAAAGTCCACCATCCTGGAGCGACCTCTGACCCGGCCCAAGACTGAAGTGAGCCTGAGCGCCTTCGCCTTGCTGTTCTCGGAGATGGTCCAGTACTGTCAGAGCCGGGTGTACTCGGTGACCGAGCTGCAGACGCGCCTGGCCGAAATGGGTCAGCACGTGGGAGCCAGCATGCTGGACGTGCTGGTGCTGAGAGAGAAGAACGGCAAGAGGGagaccaaagtgctgaacatgcTGCTCTTCATCAAG gttAACGTATGGAAGTCCTTATTTGGTAAGGAGGCTGACAAGCTGGAGCAGGCTAATGACGATGACAAGACTTATTACATCATAGAGAAAGATCCTCTCATCAACACGTACATCTCGGTTCCCAAAGAGAACAGCAGCCTGAACTGTGCAGCCTTCACTGCGGGCATCGTGGAGGCCATCCTGACACACAGTGGCTTCCCTGCTAAGGTCACCGCTCACTGGCACAAGGGCACCACGCTGATGATAAAGTTTAACGAGTCGGTCATTACCAGGGACAAGGCTCTGGATGGCAGATAG